The Chryseobacterium sp. 52 genome includes a region encoding these proteins:
- a CDS encoding LysM peptidoglycan-binding domain-containing protein, whose product MNLSKLAATFRNQAAANNNNITINAASFTDSDLIPQVGLDDLLSKSYKLPADSFLLIDTSGTSIPEPDGNTLTIINATAAILNVEKSNTSVTLIVTANDADEVQFTIQINLSNWIFATSWQYMTGGVFDNLPYTSPSFVFSTQEVTAFKWQQKNISLTEGQNFAALITLTKWLQPVVNFFTSWTSSTQLALVGSIDPSQVNNEDIVYPELDLFVNVDATLISLGFLKVGNPGIGFQIKTEEETVTTEPEDEGDALRLEYETDDGLMPTTGETQKVQTPILYFRLLLAAGDAIVLNFSAAVESGSSSFLLNVASEPDKPLTPLSLFGLMAGQNWFQNIPPTLQQYLNSIAFKGFNTSLDFSNGLSITSVSAYIGSNGAWKLFNNFIIEQFDVNWVIIGPGTTNSQSLYFSARVNFFPTLFVGGFDVEITSDLTLSAAFTGSVTFNNLLSVITLGAINIPENLLLVEFTAFGINMDINSKYYEFYANANIDINFITNVSVTDGNLRLTSSSPASGTGPSIFTAQVSGLFAIGSLQLNTDVNYNSSAGWDLSLAMPEGSNLNLGELIKQLFQTISLPTSFLPDSLNITQFSLNATIPSGTGKSSYEVKGGLQWIFTFPIIDQKINIIANLWLKYEAASNDSTTGKYSGGVLGSVTLEYFNATVGISYNFSENNQQLAITWEGFTAMYDISGQSRTIVFSIKNWTLGGLITSFMKMLFNPTFELDAPWDILNKISLDGFSVTYNLDTKDIKVTYKLPKTLNLIFININGINITKTQKGVFITFDGNSVVPSINDSNLFKPSTGGQDIQKMPDVPGQGNQYFDLRLLAMGQHVELVNAAQYDSIKDVTKAMQEAFTEPKPGTVPIGPGSGNTLLQFNEDSNWLIATNFGVLNAGTKDKPVWTLDMQVVFNDPNLYGLRIAMAGGKAKIFEGLDFEIMYKKISDSIGVYQIDLTLPNALRYLQFGAVNITLPSIALEIYTNGDFMVDIGFPYNMDFSRSFTLQAIVPPGIPAMGSGGLYFGKLSSATTNKVPKTNYGNFNPVIVFGIGLQVGVGYSVNYGILNAGFSITMFGIIEGVIAAYYPYSGALQESNKEQVETSYYYYLQGTIGIIGKLYGSIDFGIISASVNITVMVYAQATFEAYNKIPLAIVASVDVRVSAKLNLGIFSITIHFTFTAKIRFDLTIGTDQTAKAPWNNNLGAPHAAARLSAPAATVRIAPARKATPLDGAIPVEFATIDAFEVTGETAPDQMVIRRSPHMSINYSSVLAATSADSLPTLNLYFVPHLTVAGPENGNLKDQAAQYVATLFTDAPDPSGDSNGTITSFEYLCSDFFRWLVLNYIDHTPSQSARAEVDTEGISKADLDAMITFLSSESNPFPIPTNDLLSFLQNSFQAVNVQLLKDNLTAAAIFPMFFDLELKVPDIALDIQFNNYNMATQEYLSAVKEWFNELAVKVQEETATAARFAVADPQQWSMSTFVFEDYFVLLGKQLAGYASDAMDNFTYRLSNGNSLSAMVNWANGITVDGTSNKVNVQDIATANQTHPLTGNNPVMITGVMYDIVENDTFTSVAAIYAITATMLITENATVPGLLAPQTLTYKGNSYTVQATDTINAVAVGLKTTVSDLAADTNFQNTTVLMTGSWLIIGAAIYTAKNEDTFNGICTDAYKKLDVSALLMQNQITPGLFIAGNRFEYNNTPYTIVPGDTLTSMATAISLLADATVTPQDLAGNLQVQALQVQPLGQVLVQPFIHTTVTFTNAAEANTLDTLAQQYNTTAALLATNYANQQQDNFFYDGEGYTNANIPGLQYLTVGSILEYFTDNKSYGQLSGMVSRYQLHGMRLPTTLPGLTLSDGSPCTGSNCALYSLTGQEFALPATIPANFSIQLINNSLSWLQFNGKTMKEEGGNTLDITLTSEDLSQINTLLTYAQETGIQPDVLELAPMQPFNLQPIQYTFQTTTQWQTSGALRLPYGSPGDQSNVSPLIWQFPSGLLNQLALPKEQGSAFSIQIGQYDAAKGVMDYWPSSYYGWSTMVDIEIKLLDTDSTAPVNAYSYELLGASEADSTVLQRLLLALDPKSASNNTDKIVDIQWLYEGSDGLLSVGMEHMKTFIVQANLSTETNPDTSALKMAAREEAEAAPTTGVLNSIYDFIRLLWECSITRSGGYYLMYNETEGNTGFPSSVFGKGDTANVRLLVTYSSQYNNKPTDYMTCAVTGDKIDANSCVVYAQSEIQEGLSYDVATPNDTIDIITARFNILPTELVELNKKVTLNTQADITDPAKYPVPVIIFNGLVCEVGTNGPGNSLASIASYYEVDAAAIQQLNPGISDWNNLPLWQLIILPQVQYTISTSGKAGLTFETIASYYFIDMAAIAWAARDVVNIFVNPTSLTINDQILHKVTAVQQGTAGFDLNRTNPNPDPDKQPKITDPDYAEVYLNNMYNLLSYQVVENSWFTESIVGLPAGPAKPQTQDDVLGKTDNSNDQDDLIWYYNQIVPIAKFAKPNPFMIYPAGYPQESDNPYRGIGHPVQVHFDWVDYYGNVTVTPFSDPQLDPATPVNNPPIQTGYVDELKGLGKWPSVELSYLFGPGDPPELKLEFNFNTQRYDELPDVPADQQQDWKQNAANDLLTYTNIYYQLTQLNPIDGKNTLTITLSTSLTPGKADNLSGDQFSQLLQFVKDIYTYLSARSMGNQGTAPVMNPLTSPVNVTDIDTHSILQLTVNLDFYRDLHYVNTDFRDSTLVTRALTQVKPKTMSKTETNTDPQYSLNEFASLFETAFLNTGNYELKIAIGTNSATAGGVNNQAVFVVRMGLRSGQGIYWQVNQAGTYQLTADSIAQLTADGVPADVTTAITTLAGTLYDSRDLFDTALQQQLTAEQFSQYRIKIYTYSLLNAIFYAPKPLATSLVSKGGVPVCDYITGQGLDCSKGEIQTFTSIDMDTWGAQSLNAIDVFLSADYAIPAFLVDQLKSDEEKAWLETQGIDATTYLQAITNAKTTLAGAIASEVEPILTAPYVSSASGDNTSLGNAKDKFEQQLLNQLGNAYTVNALVQFEVTAESDFVASGNYQTPPRLYGTPVISNKTDGEAKEYSISTSKIQLNEKDATDTDSFLTFSFTTKNAKEFTSVDLDMTYVVTHVECDISEVAGINGYKGSNWLTFIIPADVSNNDNTLKADPVTESLQEKLGIVDIPVVLRNYPTPPTLTTQTGKGVSIEGDTTKTRLAKASEWDFTYSYTEDQAAQDKVFSDIEFNMIPNPSAKMFGAPSRDLFSDLAQFVTVWPQVLDDFNRYLKLITAQSDSSDTHLANAYYALQTMVTLTNNLAIAWSEFNSLLFGNPNSNATARAYDFIIRQTDDTDFNNRLLVTIVPAVDMSADDLSLYRGTKAVLDVELPQTPYVTIDQYTKVNATDKKGVPIPNAYWYQAADKTYLSWEESFNIPSRNVNVDALNVLQFQYAWAGLSIIRNEDLVPYNPTVSDFIYRTPLVRFSNKLIPLLSNDDTFDIAKINNDAGLNLPLAQQLANFFSTFFTYDELAEQLVKLSVSWNYPLLASSGNLMPAIELPVLLAAPFTFEIPTDYEIPAGGCKASFSDSDPFVCRLANTLKVWYNQHKPVNNGAWFQIDIAVFSSLSESKLPLITLNNVLLYYKNINDMNT is encoded by the coding sequence ATGAACTTATCCAAATTAGCTGCTACCTTCAGGAACCAGGCCGCTGCCAATAATAACAACATTACTATTAATGCAGCATCTTTTACCGATTCGGACCTGATCCCTCAGGTTGGGCTGGACGATCTTTTGTCCAAAAGCTACAAGCTGCCTGCTGATTCATTTCTGCTGATCGATACCTCCGGTACTTCTATACCTGAGCCTGACGGGAATACACTAACAATCATCAATGCAACGGCGGCCATACTCAATGTAGAAAAGAGTAATACTTCCGTTACCTTGATCGTTACAGCGAATGATGCGGATGAAGTTCAGTTTACCATACAGATCAATCTATCCAACTGGATATTTGCCACCAGTTGGCAATACATGACAGGCGGTGTATTTGATAATCTTCCTTATACCTCGCCTTCCTTTGTTTTCAGTACGCAGGAAGTAACTGCTTTCAAATGGCAGCAAAAAAATATTTCATTAACAGAAGGACAGAACTTTGCAGCACTTATTACACTGACCAAATGGCTACAGCCTGTTGTGAATTTCTTTACTTCCTGGACCTCATCCACACAACTGGCTCTTGTGGGAAGTATAGATCCTTCGCAGGTCAACAACGAAGATATTGTTTATCCTGAGCTGGATCTTTTTGTCAATGTAGATGCCACCCTGATATCATTGGGATTTCTGAAAGTCGGCAACCCTGGTATAGGGTTTCAGATCAAAACAGAAGAAGAAACAGTGACCACAGAACCGGAAGACGAAGGAGATGCATTGCGCCTTGAGTATGAAACGGATGACGGGTTGATGCCAACAACAGGCGAGACACAAAAAGTACAGACCCCTATACTCTACTTTCGTTTGTTACTGGCGGCTGGTGATGCTATTGTATTAAATTTCAGTGCAGCAGTTGAATCAGGCTCGTCTTCCTTCCTTCTGAATGTAGCTTCCGAACCGGACAAACCCCTTACCCCGCTCAGTTTATTTGGACTGATGGCCGGGCAGAACTGGTTTCAGAATATACCACCCACTTTGCAGCAATACCTCAACAGTATTGCTTTCAAAGGATTTAATACCTCTTTGGATTTCAGCAACGGGCTGAGCATAACCAGCGTATCAGCATATATAGGTTCGAACGGTGCATGGAAGCTTTTCAACAATTTTATTATTGAACAATTTGATGTGAACTGGGTCATTATTGGTCCGGGCACTACTAATTCGCAAAGCTTATATTTCAGTGCCAGAGTCAACTTCTTTCCTACCCTATTTGTAGGAGGTTTTGATGTAGAAATTACTTCAGACCTGACTCTTTCAGCTGCCTTTACCGGATCGGTTACGTTTAACAATTTATTATCAGTCATTACGCTTGGGGCTATTAATATCCCCGAAAATTTACTACTGGTTGAATTTACTGCTTTCGGTATCAATATGGACATCAACAGCAAGTATTATGAGTTTTATGCGAACGCCAATATCGATATCAACTTCATTACCAATGTTTCGGTAACCGATGGGAACCTGCGTCTGACTTCTTCATCACCCGCAAGCGGTACCGGCCCAAGTATATTTACAGCCCAGGTATCTGGATTATTTGCCATTGGCAGCCTGCAGCTCAATACAGATGTAAATTACAATTCATCTGCCGGATGGGACTTAAGTCTGGCTATGCCCGAAGGCAGTAATTTAAATCTTGGTGAACTCATTAAGCAATTGTTCCAGACGATTAGTCTTCCCACCAGCTTCCTTCCCGATAGCTTAAATATTACACAGTTTTCGTTAAATGCAACGATTCCAAGCGGAACAGGAAAAAGCAGTTATGAAGTAAAAGGAGGGCTTCAATGGATATTTACCTTCCCGATTATCGATCAGAAGATCAATATCATCGCTAATCTGTGGTTGAAATATGAAGCTGCAAGCAATGATTCTACCACCGGTAAATACTCTGGTGGTGTATTGGGCAGCGTGACCCTGGAATACTTCAATGCCACAGTTGGCATCAGCTATAATTTCTCTGAAAACAATCAGCAGCTCGCAATTACCTGGGAAGGTTTTACCGCCATGTACGATATAAGCGGACAAAGCCGAACCATTGTTTTTTCCATTAAAAACTGGACCCTGGGCGGATTGATCACTTCTTTCATGAAGATGCTGTTCAACCCAACATTTGAGCTCGATGCCCCATGGGATATACTCAACAAAATAAGTCTGGACGGTTTCTCGGTTACTTATAACCTCGACACCAAAGACATTAAGGTTACCTACAAACTACCCAAAACGCTTAACCTTATATTCATCAATATCAACGGTATCAACATTACCAAAACTCAGAAAGGAGTATTTATCACCTTCGATGGTAATTCCGTGGTGCCTTCTATCAACGACAGTAACCTGTTCAAACCTTCCACTGGCGGACAGGACATTCAGAAAATGCCGGACGTACCGGGACAGGGCAACCAGTATTTCGATCTGCGCCTGCTAGCCATGGGCCAGCACGTAGAATTGGTGAATGCTGCCCAATACGATTCCATCAAAGATGTAACTAAGGCTATGCAGGAAGCCTTTACCGAGCCTAAACCGGGCACTGTGCCTATAGGACCGGGTTCAGGCAATACACTCCTGCAATTCAACGAAGACAGCAACTGGCTTATCGCTACCAATTTTGGCGTACTGAATGCCGGCACAAAAGATAAGCCGGTATGGACCCTGGATATGCAGGTAGTATTTAACGATCCTAACCTGTACGGCCTGCGCATCGCCATGGCAGGCGGCAAAGCCAAGATATTTGAAGGACTCGATTTTGAAATCATGTATAAAAAGATCTCCGACTCCATCGGGGTCTATCAAATAGATCTGACCTTGCCTAATGCTTTGCGCTACCTGCAGTTTGGTGCAGTCAATATTACTCTGCCTTCTATTGCTCTTGAAATCTATACTAATGGTGATTTCATGGTAGATATTGGTTTCCCTTATAATATGGACTTCTCCCGTTCGTTTACCCTGCAGGCCATTGTGCCGCCGGGTATACCTGCTATGGGGTCAGGTGGCCTCTATTTCGGCAAACTCAGCAGCGCCACGACTAATAAAGTACCTAAAACCAATTATGGAAACTTTAATCCGGTGATCGTATTTGGTATTGGCTTGCAGGTTGGTGTGGGGTATAGCGTGAATTACGGTATACTTAACGCAGGCTTCAGCATTACCATGTTTGGTATCATTGAAGGGGTGATAGCCGCTTACTATCCTTACAGCGGAGCTCTACAGGAAAGCAATAAGGAACAGGTAGAAACCTCCTATTATTATTACCTGCAAGGCACCATCGGGATCATTGGTAAATTGTACGGTTCTATAGACTTCGGCATCATATCGGCCAGTGTTAATATTACTGTAATGGTATATGCACAGGCTACCTTTGAAGCCTATAACAAAATACCACTGGCTATCGTAGCTTCAGTGGATGTCAGGGTATCTGCCAAGCTGAATCTGGGTATTTTCTCCATTACCATCCACTTTACCTTTACGGCCAAAATCCGCTTTGATCTTACCATTGGTACAGATCAGACAGCCAAAGCACCCTGGAACAACAATCTTGGAGCCCCACACGCTGCTGCCCGTTTATCCGCACCTGCGGCTACCGTACGTATTGCACCTGCCCGCAAGGCAACACCACTTGATGGTGCTATACCTGTTGAATTTGCAACAATTGATGCATTTGAAGTAACAGGAGAAACTGCGCCTGATCAAATGGTGATACGCCGTTCGCCACATATGTCTATAAACTACAGTTCTGTACTGGCTGCCACTTCTGCGGACAGTCTGCCTACATTAAATCTGTATTTTGTGCCCCACCTGACTGTGGCAGGACCTGAAAACGGCAACCTGAAAGATCAGGCGGCACAATATGTAGCGACCCTGTTCACCGATGCACCTGATCCATCTGGCGACAGCAATGGAACTATTACTTCTTTTGAATATTTATGCTCTGATTTCTTCCGTTGGCTGGTATTGAACTATATTGACCATACCCCTTCACAATCTGCCCGTGCAGAAGTAGATACGGAAGGTATTTCAAAAGCGGACCTTGATGCAATGATCACCTTCCTGTCTAGCGAAAGCAATCCTTTCCCTATACCAACCAATGATCTGCTCAGCTTCCTGCAAAACAGTTTCCAGGCAGTAAACGTTCAGCTGCTGAAAGACAATCTGACCGCAGCAGCTATCTTCCCTATGTTCTTTGATCTTGAGCTGAAGGTGCCGGATATAGCATTGGATATTCAGTTCAATAATTATAATATGGCCACACAGGAATACCTTTCGGCAGTGAAAGAATGGTTCAATGAACTGGCCGTAAAAGTGCAAGAAGAAACAGCGACTGCTGCCAGGTTTGCAGTGGCCGACCCGCAGCAATGGAGTATGTCTACCTTTGTTTTCGAAGATTATTTTGTACTATTAGGTAAGCAACTGGCAGGCTATGCATCCGATGCTATGGATAACTTTACCTATCGTCTTAGCAATGGCAATAGCTTATCAGCTATGGTCAACTGGGCCAATGGTATTACCGTAGACGGAACAAGCAATAAGGTAAATGTACAGGACATTGCTACGGCTAACCAAACCCATCCGCTTACCGGCAATAATCCGGTAATGATCACGGGTGTAATGTATGATATTGTGGAAAATGACACCTTCACATCTGTGGCGGCTATATATGCCATTACAGCAACAATGTTGATTACGGAGAATGCAACTGTGCCTGGATTATTAGCACCTCAAACCCTTACTTATAAAGGAAATTCCTATACTGTACAGGCTACTGATACGATCAATGCAGTAGCGGTAGGATTAAAAACAACGGTAAGTGATCTTGCCGCTGATACCAATTTCCAGAATACGACAGTCCTTATGACGGGCAGCTGGCTGATCATTGGAGCTGCAATTTATACTGCTAAGAATGAAGACACCTTTAATGGCATCTGCACTGACGCCTACAAAAAACTTGACGTGAGTGCCCTGTTAATGCAAAACCAGATAACCCCAGGATTATTCATTGCAGGTAACCGCTTTGAATACAACAATACACCATATACCATTGTACCGGGTGATACGCTTACCAGCATGGCAACGGCTATTTCCCTATTAGCAGATGCTACGGTTACGCCTCAGGACCTCGCGGGTAATCTACAGGTACAGGCGCTGCAAGTGCAACCGTTAGGTCAGGTATTGGTACAACCATTTATACATACTACCGTTACCTTCACCAATGCAGCTGAGGCCAACACCCTGGATACCTTGGCACAGCAATACAATACCACAGCAGCCCTATTGGCTACCAATTATGCCAACCAGCAACAAGACAATTTCTTCTACGACGGCGAAGGATATACCAATGCCAATATTCCGGGTCTGCAATACCTTACTGTAGGCAGTATTCTTGAATATTTTACTGATAATAAGTCTTACGGACAGTTGTCGGGTATGGTATCCCGCTACCAATTACACGGTATGCGTCTTCCTACGACCCTTCCGGGTCTTACCCTTTCGGACGGTTCACCTTGTACGGGTTCCAATTGCGCCCTCTATTCACTGACTGGCCAGGAATTTGCCCTGCCGGCTACAATACCTGCCAACTTCTCGATACAGCTTATCAACAATTCATTAAGCTGGCTGCAGTTCAATGGAAAAACGATGAAGGAAGAAGGTGGTAATACACTCGATATAACATTAACGTCTGAAGATCTTAGCCAAATCAACACTCTGCTTACCTATGCACAGGAAACCGGCATACAACCGGATGTACTGGAACTGGCACCTATGCAGCCTTTCAATCTGCAACCCATACAATATACTTTCCAGACCACTACACAATGGCAGACATCCGGAGCGTTGAGGTTACCTTATGGGTCACCGGGAGACCAAAGCAATGTGTCACCGCTCATCTGGCAGTTCCCTTCAGGCCTGCTCAACCAACTGGCACTGCCTAAAGAGCAAGGCTCAGCGTTCAGCATCCAGATAGGACAGTACGATGCAGCCAAAGGTGTGATGGACTACTGGCCATCCTCTTACTACGGATGGAGCACGATGGTAGATATAGAGATCAAACTTCTCGATACCGATTCCACTGCTCCGGTAAATGCTTACAGCTATGAGCTCCTGGGTGCAAGCGAAGCAGACAGTACTGTTCTGCAAAGACTGTTGCTGGCATTAGACCCAAAATCAGCCAGCAATAACACGGATAAGATCGTTGATATACAATGGCTGTATGAAGGCTCAGACGGTTTGTTGTCCGTTGGGATGGAACACATGAAAACATTTATCGTGCAGGCCAACCTCTCTACCGAAACCAATCCCGATACTTCTGCCCTGAAAATGGCAGCAAGAGAGGAAGCAGAAGCAGCGCCTACCACAGGTGTACTGAACAGCATATACGATTTCATCCGCCTGCTATGGGAGTGCAGTATTACCCGTTCAGGAGGCTATTACCTCATGTACAACGAAACCGAAGGCAACACAGGTTTCCCTTCCAGTGTATTCGGTAAAGGTGATACGGCCAATGTACGTCTTCTGGTTACCTATAGCAGTCAGTATAACAACAAACCAACCGATTATATGACCTGTGCAGTAACGGGAGATAAGATTGATGCTAATTCCTGCGTAGTATATGCACAAAGTGAAATACAGGAAGGATTATCATACGATGTTGCCACACCAAACGACACCATCGATATCATTACTGCCCGCTTTAATATACTGCCAACCGAATTGGTAGAGCTGAATAAAAAAGTAACTCTCAATACTCAGGCTGATATAACGGATCCTGCAAAATATCCTGTACCTGTTATCATCTTTAATGGATTGGTATGTGAAGTGGGTACCAATGGTCCGGGTAATTCATTGGCTTCTATTGCTTCGTATTATGAAGTGGATGCAGCAGCCATACAGCAGCTCAATCCGGGTATCAGTGACTGGAACAACCTTCCGCTTTGGCAACTGATAATATTACCTCAGGTTCAATACACGATCAGTACCAGCGGTAAAGCAGGCCTTACATTCGAAACCATTGCTTCCTATTACTTTATAGACATGGCAGCAATAGCCTGGGCCGCCAGAGATGTGGTAAATATCTTTGTGAACCCGACCAGCCTTACGATCAACGATCAGATCCTGCATAAGGTAACAGCCGTACAACAAGGTACTGCCGGCTTCGATCTGAACCGCACGAACCCTAATCCTGATCCTGACAAACAACCTAAGATAACAGATCCGGATTATGCCGAAGTATACCTCAACAATATGTACAATCTGCTTAGTTATCAGGTGGTAGAAAACAGTTGGTTTACAGAAAGCATTGTAGGTTTACCTGCAGGACCTGCCAAGCCACAGACACAAGACGATGTGCTGGGTAAAACAGATAACAGCAACGATCAGGACGATCTTATATGGTATTACAACCAGATCGTGCCTATTGCCAAGTTCGCTAAACCCAATCCTTTTATGATCTATCCGGCCGGTTATCCGCAGGAATCTGACAACCCTTACCGAGGCATCGGTCATCCGGTACAGGTGCATTTTGACTGGGTAGATTATTACGGCAACGTAACCGTTACTCCATTCAGTGATCCACAACTGGATCCTGCCACACCTGTTAATAATCCGCCTATACAAACGGGTTATGTAGATGAGCTGAAAGGATTAGGAAAATGGCCAAGTGTGGAACTGAGCTATTTATTTGGCCCGGGGGATCCACCAGAACTGAAACTGGAGTTCAACTTCAATACTCAACGCTATGATGAGTTGCCTGATGTTCCGGCAGATCAGCAGCAGGACTGGAAGCAGAACGCGGCCAATGATTTGCTGACATATACCAATATATATTATCAACTGACTCAGTTAAATCCGATAGATGGTAAGAATACACTGACCATCACACTCAGCACATCGCTTACACCAGGCAAAGCAGACAATCTGTCCGGAGACCAGTTCAGCCAGTTGCTGCAGTTTGTAAAAGATATTTACACCTATTTATCCGCACGCAGCATGGGTAATCAGGGCACAGCTCCGGTAATGAACCCGCTCACCAGTCCGGTTAATGTAACAGATATCGATACCCATTCTATTTTGCAGCTCACCGTAAACCTTGATTTTTACCGAGACCTGCACTATGTAAATACTGACTTTAGAGACAGTACTCTGGTAACTCGCGCTCTTACGCAGGTGAAGCCGAAAACGATGTCCAAAACAGAAACCAACACGGATCCGCAGTACAGTCTGAATGAGTTTGCCTCTTTGTTTGAAACAGCCTTCTTAAACACCGGCAACTACGAACTGAAGATTGCCATAGGTACCAATTCAGCAACAGCGGGTGGTGTCAACAACCAGGCTGTGTTCGTAGTACGCATGGGCTTAAGATCCGGCCAGGGTATTTACTGGCAGGTCAACCAGGCAGGTACTTATCAGTTAACGGCTGACTCTATTGCACAGCTTACAGCAGACGGCGTACCGGCCGATGTTACCACTGCTATCACTACTTTAGCAGGTACCCTGTACGACAGCAGAGATCTTTTTGACACTGCTTTACAGCAACAATTAACAGCTGAACAGTTTAGTCAGTACCGGATCAAAATCTATACATACAGCTTGCTTAATGCCATATTCTATGCGCCTAAGCCATTGGCTACAAGCCTTGTTTCCAAAGGTGGTGTACCGGTATGTGATTATATAACAGGTCAGGGTCTGGACTGCAGCAAAGGTGAAATACAAACCTTTACCAGCATCGACATGGATACCTGGGGGGCACAGTCTCTCAATGCCATTGATGTATTCCTGAGCGCAGATTATGCAATACCTGCTTTCCTCGTGGATCAGTTGAAATCAGATGAAGAAAAGGCATGGCTGGAAACACAGGGCATTGATGCCACTACTTACCTGCAGGCCATCACCAATGCCAAGACCACGCTAGCCGGAGCTATTGCTTCAGAAGTAGAGCCTATACTCACAGCACCGTATGTTTCATCTGCGTCGGGCGACAATACGAGCCTCGGCAATGCCAAAGATAAATTCGAACAGCAATTGCTCAACCAGCTGGGTAATGCCTATACTGTAAATGCGCTGGTACAATTTGAAGTAACAGCTGAATCAGACTTTGTAGCATCCGGCAACTATCAAACACCACCACGCCTGTATGGTACACCGGTGATCAGTAACAAAACAGATGGCGAAGCGAAAGAATACAGCATCTCTACCTCCAAGATACAATTAAATGAAAAGGATGCAACCGATACGGATTCCTTCCTTACTTTCAGTTTTACTACTAAAAATGCAAAGGAGTTTACCAGTGTAGACCTGGATATGACCTATGTAGTAACTCATGTGGAATGTGACATCAGTGAAGTAGCAGGTATCAATGGCTATAAGGGTTCCAACTGGCTTACCTTCATTATCCCTGCTGATGTAAGCAATAATGACAACACGCTTAAAGCAGATCCTGTTACTGAATCTCTGCAAGAAAAATTAGGCATCGTAGATATACCAGTAGTATTGCGTAACTATCCTACACCGCCTACATTGACCACGCAAACAGGCAAAGGTGTGTCTATAGAAGGTGATACGACCAAAACGCGTCTGGCTAAAGCATCCGAATGGGACTTTACTTATTCCTATACCGAAGATCAGGCTGCGCAGGACAAGGTATTCTCGGATATTGAGTTCAACATGATTCCCAATCCTTCCGCAAAAATGTTCGGAGCGCCTTCCCGCGACCTATTCAGTGATCTGGCACAGTTCGTAACCGTATGGCCACAGGTATTGGATGATTTCAACCGTTATCTGAAATTGATTACCGCTCAATCAGACAGCAGCGATACTCATCTGGCCAATGCTTATTATGCATTACAGACAATGGTAACACTGACTAATAATCTCGCCATTGCCTGGAGTGAATTCAACAGCCTTCTTTTCGGCAACCCTAACAGCAATGCTACTGCCCGAGCTTACGATTTCATCATCCGTCAGACAGATGATACTGATTTCAACAACCGCCTGCTGGTAACCATTGTTCCTGCTGTAGATATGTCTGCTGATGATTTGTCGCTGTACCGTGGAACTAAAGCTGTGCTGGACGTAGAACTGCCGCAAACTCCTTACGTGACCATTGATCAATATACAAAAGTGAACGCTACTGATAAGAAAGGTGTGCCTATTCCTAATGCATATTGGTATCAGGCAGCAGATAAAACCTATCTGTCATGGGAAGAATCCTTCAATATCCCATCGCGCAATGTCAACGTAGATGCACTGAATGTCTTACAGTTTCAGTATGCATGGGCAGGTCTGTCTATTATACGTAACGAAGATCTTGTGCCTTATAATCCGACAGTGAGTGATTTTATTTACCGTACACCATTGGTCAGATTCTCTAACAAACTGATCCCGTTGCTCAGCAACGATGATACTTTTGATATTGCCAAGATCAACAATGATGCAGGTCTCAACCTGCCATTAGCACAGCAACTGGCCAACTTCTTCAGTACTTTCTTCACCTACGATGAACTGGCAGAACAATTGGTGAAACTCAGCGTATCATGGAATTATCCTCTACTGGCCTCATCAGGCAATCTGATGCCCGCCATAGAGCTACCTGTGTTGCTGGCCGCACCGTTCACTTTTGAGATTCCAACTGATTATGAGATCCCTGCCGGAGGATGCAAAGCTTCCTTCAGTGACTCTGACCCGTTCGTTTGTCGACTTGCCAATACCCTTAAAGTATGGTATAACCAGCACAAACCGGTCAACAACGGTGCCTGGTTCCAGATTGATATAGCCGTCTTCTCATCCCTCAGTGAAAGCAAGCTGCCGCTCATCACACTTAACAATGTCCTATTATATTATAAGAATATTAATGATATGAATACGTAA